CCGGGGATTGCATCGAAGTCGAAGGCGTTGTTCTGCCCAACCCCATCAGTCCGGATTTTGCCGCGCGTGAAATTCGATTGGTGGAACGAACGGGAAGGTTGCCGGAACCCATTCCGTTGACGCTGAACGATGAGCTGCGAGCACGATGGGATAATTTTCCGGAAGCATCGCTGAATTATGAACTGGTTAAACTGGATGCAGAGCTGGTGGATATTACGGAATCGTTCGGTTTAACGACAGGCCATCGGGAGAAAATTCTGCTGTGTCGGCAAGGTTCCTATCTTTTCGAGGCAAAGATTCCGCATTATGCTGAATTAAGCGAGGACCTGAAACCGGGAGCGATTATTCGTCTGCAGGGTATCTGTAATCTGACGCGCAGTGAGGAGCGCAGCTGGCGACTGTATGTGGATTGGTTTTGGCTGCAGTTGCGCTGGGCGTCGGATGTCGCGGTACTTTCGCCGGCGCCCTGGTGGACTCCGGGCCGGCTGCTCTGGATGCTGGGGGCGGGCAGCGGTTTGACGATGCTGATTCTGGTATGGGTGGCCGCTCTGCGAAGGACGGTGCGGAAGCAAACAGGGGTTATTGCGGATCAGGTGGAGCGGGAAACGATTTCAGATGAGCGGCAGCGGATTGCCCGCGAGCTGCATGATAATCTGGAGCAGGGGCTGGCCGGTATGGCAATTCAGCTGCGCGGGGCGCAGCGGGTTCTGGAGCTGAACCGGGAAAAACGGCTGTCGTCTATTCGGACTCTGCTGAAGCGGGTCGGTACGGAACAGAAGGGAATCCGTGAGCATCTTAAACAGGAAGCGGAGGAAGTAATTTCTGATTCTGATCGGAACCGACATGCCATTGAGGTGGTGCAGGGGATGCTGGCGCACTGCAGTCAGGAGTCGAGAAGTTCAATCATGGATCTGCGCGGGGGGATTCTGGAACGGCTGGATTTTATATCGGCATTAAAAGAGACGCTGGAGCCGTTGGCCCGCGGGGGGGGAGCAACATTTGAATTGAAGGTGACCGGTGAGGTCCGAAAACTTAATCAGGCGGCTGAGCGGAATCTGCTTCTTATCGTGAAAGAGGCGGTGGCGAATGCAACGGAGCATGCCGGACCTGAAACAGTGACCGTGGAACTGGACTACCGAAATGACAGTCTGATCATAAGGATAATGGACGATGGTGCCGGGTTTGAACCAGCATGTGCTTCAAAAGCTGGACATTTCGGCCTGCTGGGAATGCAGGAGCGGGTGAACCAGTTAAAAGGAATGCTGGAAATAGAAAGTCGACCCGGAGAAGGCACATGTGTGAAGATACATATTTCATCAACAATGGAATGGGAGCCTGCGTGAGCATGGAAGAAAATACCAGAATCCTGGTGGTGGATGATAATGCGCTGCTACGGCTGGGGTTGACCGAAACCTTTAATATTGAGCCGGGTTTTGAGCCTGTCGGACAGGCGGCCAACGGGAGTGAGGCGCTTGAACTGGTCCGTAAACTGAAGCCTGATGTGGTTACGATGGATTATCAGATGCCTGGAGATAACGGGATTGAAACCACCCGGAAGATTCTGGCTGAATTTCCTCATATTAAAGTGGTGCTCCTGTCTGTCTTCGATTCGGAAGAGGATATTTTTAAAGCCTATACCGCCGGCGTGCGCGGATATCTCACCAAAAAAGCCGGTGAAGTTGAAGAGGTTATCGAGGCGGTGCAGGAAGTGGCCAAAGGAGGAACCTATTTCCCGGCCGCAATTGCTGCGAAGTTGGAAGAGCGTAAGGAAAAAGATGATCTGACTCCGCGCGAAATGGAAGTGCTCCAACTGCTGGCAGAGGGGTGCAGCAATAAAGAGATTGTGGATCGTCTGGGTATTTCACTGCCGACAGTGAAGCTGCACATCATCAATCTCCGTGAAAAACTGAACGCCGCAGACCGGACCCAGGCGGTCGTGCATGCCTTTAAACAGGGTATTCTGCATCTAAATGCGTAAAAAGAAGTCACGGAAATATTCTCCAAATACGATCAGAATTCTCGTTTTTGAATAACCTAACCTTTGGGCTATCTTTTGGATAGATAGGCATCATTTTATGCTCTGATATAACTCAATATGTTAACGGTCTCGTAAAGGTGAGTTCCCATCCCGTTTGGGCAGTGCGCGGTCGTTAAAAAACATACGAGGAGTATTAGATGAAAAAATGGAGTGCATTTCTCATAGGTGCGGCCGTGGTTGGTTCAGCACTCATATCTTCCGCGCAGGTGGTCTGGCAGGAAGATTTTGAAAGCAGTACAAACGGTGCCACATCAGGCAACAATCAAACGTTGTATAATACGGTTTTTCAGACGGCGAATACGGCAGCCTCTGTGGTTACCAATGCACCGCCTGAGTTTACGCTGTCCACAGCCGATGGAGGAACGAACTGTGTTCTGCTGTCAGTCGGAGCTAACAATTACACCTCAGTCCGCTCCTCTGCCACCATCAGTGGTTTTTCGGCGAATGCAGCAGATTCATACAAATTTTCATTCGACGTTTATATTCCTTCGGCCGTTTCAAAAGCGGTTGGCGATGTCAATCCGCGTTTGGAAGCCTCGGGGACTGCCGGTAACGGAGTGACACTCGACGCTATGGTTGAAACCGGACCCGGGCAGTTTCACATTGAATATACCGGTTCCTGCGGCGACATCATTAATGGAAATCCGCCCGCTGATACCATTCGTCCTTTCATCGGTATCGATCAGGCTGGGGTGGCTGTAGAGAATATGATGTATATGGACAATATTCATTTTGAGATCATTCCCTATGTTCCTCCGGTAGAAGTTGTTTCAGGATCCTTTATTGATACCGGATTTACAGCGACCGATGGGTATAGTGATGGCGATCTGGCCGGTCAGACCAATTGGGCGCAGACCGTCGGCAGCGCACCGAATGCCTTCAGTGTGATCAATTCCGGAACCACCGGGGAAGCCGATACGCTCACCGCCGGGAATCACAGTACCAACACCGGCAATGCAGTTTACTGGGCCGACGCAACGCTTAATGAAGCTGCGGATGCCTGGGAAGGTTATGTGGACTTTAAGCTGACGATGACGCAGGACGGTTCCGGAACCATTTATAATCAGGATGTTTTCGCCTTTGGCATTACGTCGGATACGACGAACGCATTGAATCTTACAACCAATGACGCTATGGCACTGATGACGGTAAAAGTTCGGGGAGACGGCCGGATCGTGGCGATGTTTGCGGATGGTAACAACGATGAGGACAGTACCCGTCTGGATGCTTTGCTTCCGGGTACGGAATCGGGCTGGGATATTACGACAGATTTTGAGACGGACCTGATTCGTTATAACTGGAAAATCCGCAAGACGACGGAGTTCGGAACCTATCAGGCTACGGCCTCATTGTCCAATCTGACTGCCGGTGTGGCCCATTCCAATGCACTGAGCAAGGCAACATCGGTTTTGAAAACAAAGGATACGCTGTTCAACAGCCCATTGGTTCACTTTACCATGGGGCATTATTATAAAGCCCAGATCAATAGCTGGGACGGATTGAGGGAACTGGTCAATGTTGAGCTCGAGGCCGCCCGTGTAACGCATTCCACCAACAATGTGTCGGCCCCCATTGCACCCGGCGTGATTGTTGCTGAAGGTTCCGACCGCACGGTAACGCTTTTCTGGGAGCCCATTCTGGAAGTTACCGGCTATGATGTGTTGATGGCTCCGGAGATGAATGGAGAGCAGTTTGAAATCGCAAGCGGTCTGACGGATCCGGAATTTACCGATTCACCGCGTTTCAACGGGCAAACCAATTGGTATACGGTACGTGCAAACTTTTCCACAGGCAGTGCATACTCGGATGAAGTTCCCGGAGCAGCAGTGGCTTCTCTTGCGGTAATCGATATGGATGGTACGCGGAATGACTGGACTGATTCCACATCCGATACGTTCTACCTGAGTCAGGCCGGAAGCGTGACCAACGGGGAGTTTGTTTATCTGGACCGTACGGGTGCAACCCCGATGATTGCCAACGGAGAGACTAGTGGCGGCGTAACCTACAACGGGTACACTCTCTATGGACTGACTCAGATTCCGTCGACCAACGGTTTTAGAAATTTTGAAATCGGGAACAGTTCCGTTGGACAGCGTTTGGTCATGGGTTCCGGTTGGGATGCAAATTCACCGCAGCAACTGGCCTATATCGAAATCAATGATATGGACTGGGGCGGTACAATACCGGAAAATATTGATGCAACCGGTGATGCAGCCTCCATCTATCTGTCGGTCAGATCATATTCTGACGGTGTTGGCGCAGCTTACGTCTATCCGGCCATCCGCAATGGAAGTCAGTGGTATGTCGGTGACGAGGGCATCAATCTTAAAGGGATTAAAACGGGCTTTGGCGATTACACCGTTTCCGATGTGATGTCTGAAACCTGGAATGAACTGAATCCCCAGCCGAGTGTCCCTATGGCATCCGAAGCCGTTCTGGCTGATAACTCCGTCCTGACCAATATCACGGCCATGGGCTGGTTCGGTAACAAAATCGCGTATCTAAGTCTGAGTCAGTTTAAAGTTACTGTCGCAGGCGAAACTCCGTCTACGGAATACTGGATGAGGCAGTACGGCAGTGTAACCAACCTGACCGAAGATACCGATGGAGACGGCCTGGTCAACATCAAGGAATATGCCTTTGGAGGTGATCCGGAAGCGACAGATTCCTTCCCGGCAAACTTCCCGGACGGGAATGGCCTGCCGACATTCACTGCGGGTGATTATATGGGGACCAACGGATTCTTTGTCACGCACATCGAACTTCGGGATCCCAACCCCGGCATTGATTATTCGCTGGAATCGAGTGGAAATCTGGTGGTCCCGGGCAGCTGGGCCGCGGACGGAGTCTGGGTTGGTGAAGCGGAAATTGATTACTATTATAAATCAGTAACCCACTTTATTTCCGCCGATGACGCCGCGAAGTTCATCGACCTGAAGGTTAATGAGCTCTAACTCTAATCTCCTGCGCTTTTAAAGCGCAGGATCCATTTCATCGGGTTCCGTGTGACCCCGCCTGACGGCGGGGGTGCGGTTTCAAAAAAAAGGAAAAACATGAATACAAAAATACTCACAGCAGGATTGGCAGTCGCTGGACTGCTATTGAATGTTTCAGCCGATGTAGTCTGGAACGAAGACTTCGAAGGGGCTGCGCTTGGAGCAACCTCCGGCAATAATCAAACGTTGGCCGGAACGTCGGTTCAGACGGCGAATACGGCTTCGAGTGTTGTGGTGGATTCCACAACCGATCCTGCCGCAGCTGCAGCCTTCACATTTGCATCCGGAAACTTTATCCGGCTTTCTGCCAGCTCGAATGATTATGCTGCGGTGCGTTCCGCGCTCAATCCGATCAGTTTTGCGCAGGTTTCATCGGATGCCACCTATACGTTATCATTCGATATCTATATTCCGGTTACGCTCGATAAAGCTGTAGGTGATATTCAGCCGCGGTTCAAGCTGAACGGAGCGGGCGGAAGCGGCGCGACAGACGCCAGTCAGACGGTGGCGGATGCCGGTCAGTATCACATCGTTTATACCGGGCAGATTTCCGACTTCATCAACACGGATGTGAATGAAGCGCGTCCATTCATCGGTATTGATCAGGACGGCGGAAAGCTGGTGCAGGAAAACTTCGATTATATGTATATGGATAACATTCAGTTGGAGGTAATTCCGGAACCGGCCACGCTTGGATTGGTCGCAGCTTTCGGCGGCGGCATTATTTTAATCCGCCGTCGTTTTATGATGTGAATCCGCACAGAAAATGAGTGCAGTTGAGGCCCGGTGGATGCCGGGCCTTTTGACTGTCGGGCGTTGGGAAATCCGCCTGGAAAGAAGGCGGCATAAACCTATTGGATAGGTTTGTTCCGTGTACAATGTTTCCGTTCTATATCGTTCGTTCAGTGTGCTTGTTTTAAAAGGAGATTATGATGAAGTTTTCAAGACGTACGGGGTTGTTTGCGGGAGGAGCTGCCACTGCGGTTTCTCTTATTCCCGGTAAAGTTTTAGGCGCAAATGAAAAGGTGAATATCGCCTGGATCGGTGTAGGCGGGCGCGGCAATCGGCTGCTGAGTAATTTTGAGCGTTCTGGGCTTATGAACGTTGTGGCGATGTGCGACGTGGATTTGAAATCGAGTTTTGTGGATGAAGCCAAAGCCCGTTTCCCGAATGCCTATCTTTACGATGACTGGCGTAAGCTTTTTGATGAAAAGGCCAATGAGTTTGATGCGGTGATGGTGATGGTTCCGGACCATTCGCATTTTCCGGTAACAATGGCCGCGATGGCCCTGGGAAAGCATGTCTACACCGAAAAACCGCTGGCCCGCACGTTCCAGGAAATTGATCTGATGATCAAAGCTTCCGAAAAATACGGTGTGGTCAACCAAATGGGAAATCAGGGGTTTTCCGGCGACAATTATTTTCAGTTCAAGGCCTGGAAAGAAGCAGGCATTATTAAAAACGTTCGCCATGTGGACGCCTTCATCAACAATGGTTTTGCCTGGTATCCGCATCACTACGACAAGAGCAAAGCGATCACCGGCTGGCCGGCGGGGGATCCGATGCCGGAACACATTAACTGGGATGTCTGGATGGGGACGACGCCCGAACATCCTTACAGCACCCTTTATTCCCGGAATAAATGGCGCGGCTGGCAACAGTACGGTACCGGAGCATTCGGCGACTGGGGGGCACATATTTTCGATACCATGCACCACTTCCTGGAATTCGGTATGCCGGAATCGATTGAAGTGAAAAAGCTGCGGGGAAAACACGAGCTGATTTTCTGCGAGGCTTCAACACTTGGATTTAAATTCCCGGAACGCAACGGCCTGCCGGCATTGACTGTGGACTATTATGACGGTTGGACCAATCTGCCGCCTATTCCGAAAGAGTTCGAGGGCCGTGAACACAATTTCCATAAAGATCCCGGTAAATTTATCTTTTCCGACGATCTGGTATTCTATGGGAAACACCACGGTAATCCGTTGCAGGTGATTCCTTACGATCGATACCGGGAACTGCTGAAAGCGGGAAAACTTCCGAAAGATTTCGGGAAAAATTCTGATCACTACGCCAACTTCCTGCTGGCCTGCAAAGGAGAGGAAAAGACGCGTTCTCCGTTTTCCATTGCAGGTCCGCTTTCGCAGTTCCTTATTCTCGGTTCCATTGCGCAGCGTATTGGCAATGAAGGCGAGACGCTGGAGTTTGATCGCGAAACCAACCGGTTTAAAAACAACGATCTGGCCAACAGTCTGCTGAAAGACACTCCCCGCAAGGGTTGGGAACAGTATTATAAACTGTAGGCATGCAACATCTGAAGACCGAACGTTTCAGCGCAGGAACTGAGACTGTTCGGTCTTTGGGCTTCGGGTTTTAAAAAAGGAAGAAGATGAAAACTCAGTTTTTCTATGGGTGCATCGGGCTGCTGGCTTTGGCGATACAGGCTGAGCGCCCGAATATCCTGTTGGTCTGTGCCGATGATATGTCGCATACGAGCTGTTACGGGCATTCGTTTGTTTCCACGCCGCACTTTGATTCGATTGCTGAAGAAGGGCTTAAATTTACACGGATGTATACGCCGAGCAGCAAGTGTGCGCCGTCGCGGGCCGTGATCCTTACCGGGCGGAATCCGTGGCAGCTTGAAGGTGCAGGGAACCATAAGCCGGTCTGGCCGGATAAATTTATAAGTTTCGTGGAAGTGCTCACGGAGAACGGTTATTTCACCGGGTTCACCGGAAAGGGCTGGAATCCGGGGGTTCACCCGAAGGGACGGAATCTCACCGGAACGGAGTATAATCAGCATCGCATCGAGCCAACGCATCTGAAGGTATCGCCTTTTGATTATTCCGCTAACTTTAAAGCTTTCATGGCGGATAAACCTGCGGATAAACCCTTCTTTTTCTGGTATGGCGCCAAGGAGCCGCATCGGGGTTATGAATATAAATCGGGAGTAAAGGCGGGGAAAAGCCTGTCATCGCTGGAGTTTCTTCCGGCGTTCTGGCCGGATACCGAAGCGGTTCGGCACGATATTCTCGACTATGCAGTCGAGGTGGAATATTTCGATCGGCATCTCGGGGAAATTTTACAGACCCTGGAAAAATCGGGAGAATTAGAGAATACACTGATCATCGCCACATCGGATAACGCCATGCCGTTTCCGCGCTATAAGGGACATCCGCACGAATTCGCCACGCGCATTCCGTTTGTGGTGCAGTGGCCCGGACATATTGTAAATCCTGGAAGAACGTGTGCTGAATTCGCCAGTTTCATTGATCTGGCGCCGACCTGTCTCGAAGCAGCTGGAATCCATGTGAAAACCTGCGGTATGCAACCGGTTGAAGGGCGGAGTCTGTTTGATTTTTTTGCCGATAAGGTTGAAGGCCGCGATCGTGTACTGACCGGGCGCGAGCGCAACGACATGTGCCGGCCGAACGGCTGGGGCTATCCGGTGCGCAGTCTGCATCGGGGCGACTTTGTTTATATGCATAATTTTGAGCCGGATCGCTGGCCGTCCGGTACGGAAGAGGCGGGATTCCGGGATACGGACTGGAGTCCGACGAAGTCGGAAATTATGTATAAATTTAAAGGAAGTGATTCCTGGAATCTGTGTTTTGGAAAACGCCCGCGCGAAGAACTTTATATGATTAAAAACGATCCGGAATGCATGGTGAATCTGGCTGATAACCCGGAGTATGCGGAGCTGAAGAACAGAATGAAAACGGAACTTTTCGACGCGCTTACTGAACAGGGGGATCCGAGGATGCATGGCGACCCGGGCTTTTTTGACCGGAGTCGGCCGGAACGGATTCCTGAATACGATGAATTGGTTCGGGGCATGAATAAAAAGAAAAATTAGGAATTGATGATGAAGAAATGGATTGTGGTATTGGCTCTGAGTCTGGCCGGCGGTGTTTGGGCGGAAGGTGCATGGAAGGACCTGCTGGAAGGGGGAAATCTTGACCAGTGGTGGCAGAAGAATCCATCCGCCGGCTGGGTTATGGAAGCAGACGGTTCGGTACATTTGCCGGCCGGTGTAAAAGGGGGATCGTTGTCGACCCGGGAATCATTTCAGGATTTTGAATTGCGGTTTGAATGGAAGATTTCCGAGGGCGGGAACAGTGGAGTCTATTACCGGGCGGCAAAAGGAAAGAGCCCTGAATATCAGATTCTGGATGATGAAAAACATGTGCGCGGTCAGTGGCCGGTTTCCCGGGCGGCAGCTCTTTATGATCTCTTCGGACGTTCTGATGACAGCTGCTATAAGCCGGCCGGGGAATGGAATACCGGAAAAATTGTGGCTGAAGGGAAGCGGCTGCAGCACTGGCTTAACGGAGTGAAGGTGGTGGATGTGGAAGTAGACAGTCCGGAATGGAATGAAGCTTTTGCCAAGAGCAAATTCAAGAATCCCGAGACTTACGGAAAAATGAACGGAAAGATCTGGTTTCAGGATCATGGCGGTGAAGTCTGGTACCGGAATGTGTTGATCCGAAGCCGCTAAAGGCGGGCACTGTTTTTTTTAAAAGAAGTTGAGGGAGCGATCGGATGATAAGCGCCGCAGTACGGATTCATTTAAAAAAAAGGGTTGATGCCCGAATAAAAATAAAAAGATGGATGGCTGCGGCGGCTTTGCTGAGCGGCCTGATCTGCGGGGCGAATGCGGATATCCGGGTAACCGGACTCTCTCTGGAAAAAAGGGAGATCGCACGTGATGGAACAACGGGTTTAAATATCACGTTGTCAAATGATGCTTCTGAGGCACAGACCATAAAACTGGGGATTTATATCTGGAAAGAGGGAAACGATTTTTCACCGGAACATGAAATTAATCCGCTCCGTCAGGTGAAGGAAGTGCATTGTGGGGCTGGAGAGACGACGGCGTTGCGCATTTCGGTTTATCCGCAGCTTCTGCAGATTATGTGGGGTAACAACCGGAACCTGACTGCACCCGGAAAATACATTTTTCGAGTTGGTGAGGTTGCTCGCGGTGCGCAGTCACCGGAGGCCGTACTGAGGGTGAAGGATGTAATCGGTAAACAGGAAAATGCGTACGAAGCTTCCTATCTCACATCGAATCCGCTGAGAGATGCTTTATTACCTGTTCCTGAATCAGCCATCTTTAAGATGGAAGGCTATGGGGTGTGGTGCCCGAGTGTGATCAAGGTGGGTGATACCTGGCATATGTTTTGTTCGCGTTGGAAAAAAGGAACGCACTGGGGACGGAGCCACATCATTCGCGCAACCTCTACATCACTTTTCGGTCCGTATGAGTTCCGAGAAATTGTTATGGATGGTCCCGGCTTCCCCTATGCGTGGGGGAAACGTGGGTTGCATAACCCCAAAATTATGAAAGTCGGCGATAAATTTCTTTTGCATTTCCTGGCGATGTCGGGGAGCCGCGGTCCGGCAAAAACAACAGGCTTTGCGCTGGCGGATTCCATTACAGGTCCGTGGGAGGTTGTTGATCACGTGGTGCTGCCCTGCAGCAATGCTGCGTTGTGGGTGCATGAAGACGGCCGTGCTTATGCCGTTGGAAAAGATAATATGAAGGTCGGCGATAAGGTTATCCGTACGCTGAAGGCCTATCGTGCCGATTCCTATCTGGGCCCGTATAAAGAAATCGGTGATGGCGAAAATCGGCTTCCTTACGGTTTTGAACATGAAGATCCGACGATTTGGTGGGCGAATAATCAGTATAACGTGATTCTGACGGATTGGCTGGGGAATGTGACCGGAGAGCAGAAGTCTGTGATTTACTTTACGTCAAAAAACGGAATCGACTATAAGCTGTTTTCTCCGCAGGCCGTATGGCGGCGTTCAGAACCGTTTCCGATGATCAGACAGTCCGGCGAGGTTGTTGATGAACTGCTGGCCCAGATTGAACGTCCGGAAGTGGTTCTGAATGAAAAGGGTGAAGTTATTGCGCTGCTGGTGGGCGTTGTGGACCGGGCGCCTCATGGCGAGCGGGATAATTATATTATGATTCGCCCGGTTGATGCTTTCGTGCCGGACAATAAATAACCAAAGGGCCAATATCGTTTCTTCAGTATATATTGAAAACTGCCTGCTGAATAATGCATGAGGAGTTCGATGTAATGAAGAATATGCTGTTGATGATGGCGATTTTACTGACCGGGGCGGTATCGGGTGAAGAACAGCGTCCGCCGAATATTGTTTTTGTAATGGTCGATGATCTGGGGTTGTATGATCTCAACTGCTACGGATACAAGGCGGTCGATACCCCGCATGCGAACCGGTTGGCCGAAGAGGGGATGCTTTTTCGGCATGCGTATGCGGCATCCACGGTTTGTACCCCGTCGCGGGCGGGTGTGATCAGTGGTCAGGCACCGGCCCGGCTGCATTTGACCAACCATATCTCCAATCAGCATTTTGCCCCGGAAAATCCGGTTTTGCTGAATGCCCCGGAAGTGACGGCACTGCCGACGGATGTGGTTACTTTTGCTGAGGTGTTGCGGGATCACGGGTATGCCTGCGGCTTTTTCGGGAAATGGCATTTATCGCGACAGAAAACCGACGGCAGTAACCGGGTGGAGGATGAACGCACCCAGCCGGATCATCAGGGGTTTGAAAATAATGCGGGCGGTAATGGAAATGGCGGACCATCCGGCGGATGGTTTTCCCCCTATAAAAATCCTTACCTTCCAAATGGACCGGAAGGTGAATACCTGCCGGAACGCCTGGAAAATGAAGCGGTGGTGTATATGGAGGCGAACAAAGATAAGCCCTTCCTGATTGCCATGTGGAATTACACGGTGCATTCCCCGCTGGAAACTACGGATGCACTGACTGAAAAATACCGGGCCCGGAAAGCGGCGGGTGAAAAGGTCGGTAATCCGGTGTATGCCGGAATGGTGGAGGCGGCCGATGCGGTGCTGGGCCGTTTGCTGGAAAAACTGGATGAGCTCGGATTGCAGGATAACACATTCGTTATTCTGACTTCAGATAATGGCGGATTTAACTATGGGGTTGCTGATGCTCCGCCGCTGCGGAAGACCAAGAGCTGGCTCTATGAGGGTGGACTGCGGATTCCGATGATTGTTCGATGGCCGGGCAGAGTGAAGCCGGGAACGGTCAGCGAAGCATATGTATCGCATCTCGATTATTTTCCTACCTTTATGGAAGTGGCCGGCATACCGAAAGATCCGGATCTTATTCTGGACGGCGAAAGTCTGGTTCCGTTGCTGACCGGTACAGGCGGGATAGAGCGTGATGCACTTTATTTTCATTATCCGAATTATGCCTGGCACGCGAAAAACCGGTTGGGCGGCGCTGTCATTGAGGGCGATTATAAACTGCTCAACTGGTACGACGATGATTCGGTCGAGCTCTATCAGCTTAAAAAGGATCCGGGTGAAAAGAATGACATTGCGGCAGAAAATCCGGAACTGGCGGAGCGGCTGAAACGTAAATTTAAAAAATGGCTGAAGGATGTGAATGCCAATATGCCGGTGCCCAATCCGGATTATGTTCCTCCTGTAGAGTGAGGCCGGCCCGGGATCATTTGAGAAAGTTATCTTTTAGCCAGTTAAAACGGGACGGTGAAATACTCCAAACTGTTCGGGTTTTATATGTCGGTCTATTATGGGCAGGCGAAAAGGAGGCCGTCAGATGAGGAGTTATTTTTATTGGGCTGTGTTGCTGACCTCGCTCACAGCGAGCGGTGCACAGGTAATCTGGAGTGAGGATTTCGAGGGAGCGTCGCTGGGTGCAACCTCCGGAAATAATCAGACTTTGGCAGGAACTGTGGTTCAGACCGCCAATACGGCTTCCGGGATCATAGTGGATGCTTCAACTGATTCCGGGGCGGCCGCTTCGTTTACATATGCTTCGGGAAAGTTTATTCGTTTGTCGACCGGTGCAAATGCCTGGACAGCACTGCGGTCATCATCAGGCCCGATCTTTTTTACTCAGACTTCGCCGACCCAGACTTATACGCTGTCTTTCGATGTCTATATTCCTTCCACGCTTTCTACGGCGGTTGGCGATATCCGGCCGAAATTTACCTTAAACGGTACGGCGGCGGCAGATCTGACCGACGCAAGTATGGCAGTGCGTAC
This is a stretch of genomic DNA from Pontiella agarivorans. It encodes these proteins:
- a CDS encoding sensor histidine kinase; translated protein: MRRLFTVFKLILLMLSGIGTVDAQQVYTNLTSLRALPLEKASQKLPVRVEAQVMWIHATGNGLFLHDGKRGIYAQKPGAAGALSRFVPGDIVRVEGKTNEGFFSTSIFVDRIERLGNKPLPEARPFYTFELYSTQIDCDWVWLAGRIISKSVQMDGSSGRSLTLELMVNSVPVHVQMPWTEEVEKQVDELMFSRVKFNAVAGTQFNMNRQVVGRTFFVNTPDQFELIDNFKPGEGIAILPIHELMRAGDAHHRLPKGTKGMVTYVSDSHLYLRGEKACIKVMTRGRAEVAAGDCIEVEGVVLPNPISPDFAAREIRLVERTGRLPEPIPLTLNDELRARWDNFPEASLNYELVKLDAELVDITESFGLTTGHREKILLCRQGSYLFEAKIPHYAELSEDLKPGAIIRLQGICNLTRSEERSWRLYVDWFWLQLRWASDVAVLSPAPWWTPGRLLWMLGAGSGLTMLILVWVAALRRTVRKQTGVIADQVERETISDERQRIARELHDNLEQGLAGMAIQLRGAQRVLELNREKRLSSIRTLLKRVGTEQKGIREHLKQEAEEVISDSDRNRHAIEVVQGMLAHCSQESRSSIMDLRGGILERLDFISALKETLEPLARGGGATFELKVTGEVRKLNQAAERNLLLIVKEAVANATEHAGPETVTVELDYRNDSLIIRIMDDGAGFEPACASKAGHFGLLGMQERVNQLKGMLEIESRPGEGTCVKIHISSTMEWEPA
- a CDS encoding response regulator transcription factor, which codes for MCEDTYFINNGMGACVSMEENTRILVVDDNALLRLGLTETFNIEPGFEPVGQAANGSEALELVRKLKPDVVTMDYQMPGDNGIETTRKILAEFPHIKVVLLSVFDSEEDIFKAYTAGVRGYLTKKAGEVEEVIEAVQEVAKGGTYFPAAIAAKLEERKEKDDLTPREMEVLQLLAEGCSNKEIVDRLGISLPTVKLHIINLREKLNAADRTQAVVHAFKQGILHLNA
- a CDS encoding PEP-CTERM sorting domain-containing protein (PEP-CTERM proteins occur, often in large numbers, in the proteomes of bacteria that also encode an exosortase, a predicted intramembrane cysteine proteinase. The presence of a PEP-CTERM domain at a protein's C-terminus predicts cleavage within the sorting domain, followed by covalent anchoring to some some component of the (usually Gram-negative) cell surface. Many PEP-CTERM proteins exhibit an unusual sequence composition that includes large numbers of potential glycosylation sites. Expression of one such protein has been shown restore the ability of a bacterium to form floc, a type of biofilm.) — its product is MNTKILTAGLAVAGLLLNVSADVVWNEDFEGAALGATSGNNQTLAGTSVQTANTASSVVVDSTTDPAAAAAFTFASGNFIRLSASSNDYAAVRSALNPISFAQVSSDATYTLSFDIYIPVTLDKAVGDIQPRFKLNGAGGSGATDASQTVADAGQYHIVYTGQISDFINTDVNEARPFIGIDQDGGKLVQENFDYMYMDNIQLEVIPEPATLGLVAAFGGGIILIRRRFMM
- a CDS encoding Gfo/Idh/MocA family oxidoreductase, encoding MKFSRRTGLFAGGAATAVSLIPGKVLGANEKVNIAWIGVGGRGNRLLSNFERSGLMNVVAMCDVDLKSSFVDEAKARFPNAYLYDDWRKLFDEKANEFDAVMVMVPDHSHFPVTMAAMALGKHVYTEKPLARTFQEIDLMIKASEKYGVVNQMGNQGFSGDNYFQFKAWKEAGIIKNVRHVDAFINNGFAWYPHHYDKSKAITGWPAGDPMPEHINWDVWMGTTPEHPYSTLYSRNKWRGWQQYGTGAFGDWGAHIFDTMHHFLEFGMPESIEVKKLRGKHELIFCEASTLGFKFPERNGLPALTVDYYDGWTNLPPIPKEFEGREHNFHKDPGKFIFSDDLVFYGKHHGNPLQVIPYDRYRELLKAGKLPKDFGKNSDHYANFLLACKGEEKTRSPFSIAGPLSQFLILGSIAQRIGNEGETLEFDRETNRFKNNDLANSLLKDTPRKGWEQYYKL